Proteins from a single region of Pseudopedobacter saltans DSM 12145:
- a CDS encoding VOC family protein, with translation MLKLKKTDHITVNYPEGEAETAINFYKNILGLKEIPSLVDKATWFLMGDIELHLTAGDIDNKLSSRHTAFEIESLDEAKKLLADNNIEIKYSSKITGRERLFFRDPFGNRFELVEYEV, from the coding sequence ATGCTAAAATTAAAAAAGACAGACCATATTACCGTAAATTATCCTGAAGGCGAAGCTGAAACCGCTATAAATTTCTACAAAAACATATTGGGATTAAAGGAAATACCCAGTTTGGTAGATAAAGCTACCTGGTTTTTAATGGGCGATATTGAATTGCATTTAACAGCAGGAGATATTGACAATAAACTATCATCCAGACATACAGCCTTTGAGATAGAAAGCTTAGATGAAGCAAAAAAGCTGCTGGCCGATAATAACATCGAGATAAAATATTCTTCGAAAATAACCGGCAGAGAACGTTTGTTCTTCAGGGATCCATTTGGAAATAGATTCGAATTGGTTGAATACGAAGTTTAA
- a CDS encoding putative periplasmic lipoprotein translates to MKKLFTVFGLLVLLSACSQNKKANKADNQSDTVVNSMSEKHHNMQLEHCYLATIGRDSAYLDITQNIGNISGKLTYKPFEKDKRDGTFTGTFSNDTLKIDYTFNAEGSQSAQEIYFKLSDGKLIEGIGEYQEKNGKFVYKNPKAIDFSGKSFVFTPSEFVK, encoded by the coding sequence ATGAAAAAACTATTTACAGTATTCGGCTTGTTGGTCCTGCTAAGTGCCTGTTCACAAAATAAGAAAGCCAATAAGGCCGATAATCAAAGCGACACTGTTGTAAATTCAATGAGTGAAAAACATCACAACATGCAATTAGAACATTGTTATTTAGCCACTATAGGTAGGGATTCAGCTTATTTGGATATCACCCAAAATATAGGCAATATATCCGGCAAGCTAACTTATAAACCATTTGAAAAAGATAAAAGGGATGGGACTTTTACCGGAACTTTTTCGAATGACACCTTAAAGATTGATTATACTTTCAACGCCGAAGGTAGCCAATCAGCTCAGGAAATATATTTCAAATTATCGGATGGTAAACTGATAGAAGGTATTGGCGAATATCAGGAAAAGAACGGCAAGTTTGTTTACAAAAACCCAAAAGCGATAGACTTCTCTGGTAAAAGCTTTGTCTTTACCCCATCCGAATTTGTTAAATAA
- a CDS encoding cryptochrome/photolyase family protein yields MKQISLVWLRRDLRLDDQAALYHALKNETNVLPLFIFDTTILNLLPNKFDRRVDFIHQVLSDMKKELDAINSSLLVEYGDPIDVFSELIDRFTIKAIYTNRDYEPTAIARDESVKKLVESKGIAFKTFKDQCIFEQSEIVKDDGSPYSIFTPYSRKWKSKLNDFYLKSYPCKKYYHHFYQGDDFKFPDLESLGFSKTDIVYNKFVLSREIVRHYDKTRDFPALKGTSRASMHLRFGTISIRKLARYALDYNETYLNELIWRDFYMMILYHYPKIVRHSFKADYDKIPWLNNEKDFKAWCEGKTGYPIVDAGMRELNTTGFMHNRVRMIVASFLTKHLLIDWRWGEAYFAEKLDDYDLSANNGGWQWAASSGCDAVPYFRIFNPEEQTKKFDPNRAYIRKWIPELDSLDYPKPIVEHKFARERALNVYKKALAG; encoded by the coding sequence ATGAAACAAATCAGCTTAGTTTGGTTAAGAAGGGATCTACGGTTGGATGATCAGGCAGCTTTATACCACGCGCTCAAAAATGAGACAAATGTACTGCCTCTTTTTATTTTCGATACTACGATTCTGAACCTTTTACCAAACAAATTTGATAGAAGGGTAGATTTTATACATCAGGTTTTATCGGATATGAAGAAGGAATTAGATGCTATTAATAGCTCGCTATTAGTAGAGTATGGTGATCCGATAGATGTTTTTAGTGAATTAATAGACAGATTTACCATAAAAGCCATTTATACCAATCGGGATTACGAACCTACAGCTATAGCAAGAGATGAATCTGTAAAGAAGCTGGTAGAAAGTAAAGGCATCGCGTTTAAAACGTTTAAAGATCAGTGTATTTTCGAACAGTCGGAAATTGTTAAAGATGATGGTTCGCCCTATAGTATTTTTACACCGTACAGCAGGAAATGGAAAAGCAAGCTAAACGATTTCTACCTGAAATCTTATCCGTGTAAAAAATATTATCATCACTTTTATCAAGGAGACGATTTTAAGTTTCCTGATTTAGAATCTTTAGGTTTTAGCAAAACAGACATTGTTTATAATAAGTTCGTTCTTTCCAGGGAAATTGTTCGTCATTATGATAAAACCAGGGATTTCCCGGCATTAAAAGGAACAAGCAGAGCAAGTATGCATTTGCGTTTTGGGACCATTAGTATTAGAAAGCTGGCCCGCTATGCATTAGATTATAATGAAACTTATTTGAACGAATTAATCTGGCGTGATTTCTACATGATGATTCTTTATCATTATCCTAAAATTGTTCGGCATTCGTTTAAAGCGGATTATGATAAAATTCCCTGGTTAAATAATGAGAAGGACTTTAAAGCATGGTGCGAGGGTAAAACCGGCTATCCGATTGTAGATGCCGGAATGAGAGAATTAAATACAACCGGCTTTATGCATAATCGAGTGAGGATGATTGTGGCGAGCTTCTTGACCAAACATTTACTGATAGACTGGCGCTGGGGAGAAGCCTACTTTGCAGAAAAGTTAGATGATTACGACCTAAGTGCAAACAACGGGGGCTGGCAGTGGGCCGCAAGTTCGGGATGTGATGCGGTTCCTTATTTTAGAATTTTTAATCCCGAAGAGCAAACAAAGAAATTCGACCCAAACAGAGCATATATCAGAAAATGGATTCCTGAATTGGATAGTTTAGATTATCCAAAACCAATTGTTGAACATAAATTTGCCCGAGAAAGGGCTTTGAACGTTTACAAAAAGGCTTTGGCTGGATAA
- a CDS encoding IS110 family RNA-guided transposase yields MITGIDCSKDYFDIAVLKEGKSAFKGRFTNNLKGFKDMLPHILDTHVAMEATGPYYFQLARFLYDSGIRVSVVNPLVIRRFAQMRMSRAKTDKKDAMVIAEFAQMTSPRLWEPPTAAIQSIRNLETYLEGLKQRRHMLSSQLHAFEAAGTIDKLLYNEIKEEVESHDKRIKEKERQIDGLIKQHYEEMAGNIRSIPGIGPRSVSMLIIATDGFSMFENYKQVISYFGLAPRIYESGTSVKGKGHICKIGMGQVRKVLYMAATSAIRCNKACKDLYERLRDKGKPYRVALIAAVNKLIKQVFAIAKSGEPYKAQFG; encoded by the coding sequence ATGATAACAGGGATCGATTGTTCAAAGGATTATTTTGACATTGCAGTTTTAAAAGAAGGCAAATCAGCTTTCAAAGGCAGATTTACAAACAACTTAAAAGGTTTTAAGGATATGCTGCCGCATATTCTGGATACCCATGTGGCGATGGAAGCCACAGGCCCATATTATTTCCAATTGGCAAGATTTTTATATGATTCAGGAATAAGAGTTTCGGTAGTCAACCCATTGGTTATACGCAGGTTTGCACAGATGCGAATGTCCAGGGCAAAAACAGATAAGAAAGATGCAATGGTCATAGCAGAGTTTGCACAGATGACCAGCCCCAGGTTATGGGAGCCGCCCACGGCGGCAATACAAAGCATCCGTAACCTTGAGACCTATCTTGAAGGACTAAAACAACGAAGGCATATGTTGTCCAGCCAGTTGCATGCATTTGAGGCAGCAGGTACAATAGATAAGTTATTATACAATGAGATCAAGGAGGAAGTGGAAAGCCATGATAAAAGGATTAAGGAGAAAGAGCGCCAGATAGATGGATTGATAAAGCAGCATTATGAAGAAATGGCTGGTAATATCAGAAGTATACCAGGTATAGGGCCAAGAAGTGTCTCTATGCTGATTATTGCTACAGATGGTTTTAGTATGTTTGAAAACTATAAGCAGGTCATATCTTACTTTGGACTAGCCCCAAGGATATATGAATCAGGTACAAGTGTGAAAGGCAAAGGGCATATCTGCAAAATAGGAATGGGACAGGTTAGAAAAGTATTATACATGGCTGCTACTTCTGCAATACGTTGCAACAAGGCCTGTAAAGATCTCTACGAAAGGTTGAGGGATAAAGGAAAACCTTACCGGGTAGCACTGATAGCAGCAGTAAATAAACTTATTAAGCAAGTATTTGCCATAGCTAAATCAGGAGAACCTTATAAAGCACAATTTGGCTAA
- a CDS encoding YdeI/OmpD-associated family protein: protein MHLKEQTFAFEAEIAIIGINPYVNVPGQILNEIFKLAQKDKGTIPVKGTVNNLAYQQTLVKYAGQWRLYINTKMLKDSPKRIGELIQVTIGFDASDRTIHPHPKLLAALDKNKAAREKFDRISPSLRKEIVRYISFLKTEETINKNIDKAIDFLLGKGRFVGRDKP, encoded by the coding sequence ATGCATCTGAAAGAACAGACATTCGCATTCGAAGCCGAAATAGCAATCATAGGAATTAACCCTTACGTTAATGTGCCCGGGCAGATCCTGAACGAGATTTTTAAACTTGCTCAAAAAGATAAGGGAACCATCCCTGTCAAGGGGACAGTCAACAATCTGGCTTATCAGCAAACCCTGGTAAAGTATGCCGGCCAATGGCGCCTGTATATCAACACCAAAATGCTGAAAGATTCGCCAAAACGAATAGGGGAGTTAATTCAGGTGACTATCGGCTTCGATGCTTCAGACAGAACCATCCACCCGCATCCCAAATTATTGGCTGCACTTGATAAAAATAAAGCGGCCCGGGAGAAATTCGACAGAATCTCGCCTTCGCTTAGAAAAGAAATCGTCAGGTACATTTCATTCCTTAAAACCGAGGAGACCATTAATAAGAACATAGATAAAGCGATAGACTTTCTGCTGGGAAAAGGAAGATTTGTAGGCAGAGATAAACCCTAA
- a CDS encoding LutC/YkgG family protein — MANSRDLILSTIKANKPEKVELPDIDFGMLMAFENPIEQYCETLLKIGGQFKIFASMDEVQQAIASENNGSFVINTFNLSEDEKSDLYHKTSRELEQLERVYIKGNVGVAENGAIWIAENALPHRILPFITQHLVLVLNAKDIVPTMHHAYEKVTFDDLGYGAFIAGPSKTADIEQSLVIGAHGARSLTVYLIRE; from the coding sequence ATGGCTAATTCAAGAGATTTAATTTTATCAACTATCAAAGCAAATAAGCCAGAAAAAGTAGAATTGCCAGATATTGATTTTGGTATGCTGATGGCTTTTGAAAACCCGATAGAGCAATATTGCGAAACATTGTTGAAGATTGGGGGACAATTTAAAATATTTGCCAGTATGGACGAAGTTCAGCAAGCGATAGCATCTGAAAATAACGGCTCTTTCGTGATCAATACCTTTAATTTATCTGAAGATGAAAAGTCTGATTTGTACCATAAAACTTCAAGGGAATTAGAGCAGCTGGAGCGTGTTTATATCAAAGGAAATGTGGGAGTGGCAGAAAATGGGGCTATTTGGATAGCCGAAAACGCACTTCCTCACCGAATATTGCCTTTTATAACACAACATCTGGTTTTGGTATTAAATGCCAAAGACATTGTTCCTACCATGCATCATGCATACGAAAAAGTTACTTTTGATGATTTAGGCTATGGCGCTTTTATAGCCGGACCATCTAAAACTGCAGATATTGAACAGAGCTTGGTTATTGGTGCCCACGGAGCAAGAAGTTTAACCGTTTATTTAATCAGAGAATAA
- a CDS encoding lactate utilization protein B translates to MSKVLDHASAAAEFIKDEERTNWHDETLWFVRHKRDIATHGVPEWETLRAWGSQIKNHTLSNMDEYLLQFEENARKNGVHIHWAKDGEEHNQIIHDIIKKHNIKNVVKSKSMLTEECHLNHYLAKYGIDVVDTDLGERIVQFRHEPPSHIVLPAIHLKKQDVSETFHEHLGTEKGNNDPQYLTEAARQHLRNHFIESDLAITGVNFAVAETGGFVVCTNEGNADMGAHTAKVHIACMGFEKIIPKAKHLGVFLRLLTRSATGQPITTYSSHFLKPREGQEMHIVIVDNGRSRQLGRKDFRNSLKCIRCAACFNTCPVYRRSGGHSYHTAVAGPIGSILNPNLDMKANADLPFASTLCGSCSNVCPVKIDIHDQLWKWRQEIVKEGYVAESKSIAMKGAAWLFSKPAVYRTVAKVGLSVMRNLPFMVNNKLNAWYKQREMPEAPKESFRDWYNKNNK, encoded by the coding sequence ATGAGTAAGGTTTTAGATCACGCGTCGGCTGCGGCCGAGTTCATCAAAGACGAGGAAAGAACCAACTGGCATGACGAGACCCTTTGGTTTGTCAGACATAAAAGAGATATCGCGACTCATGGTGTTCCCGAATGGGAAACGTTGCGAGCCTGGGGTTCTCAAATCAAAAATCACACCCTGTCCAATATGGACGAATACCTCCTGCAGTTTGAAGAAAATGCCAGAAAAAACGGTGTTCATATACATTGGGCAAAGGATGGCGAAGAGCATAACCAGATTATCCACGATATTATCAAAAAGCACAATATCAAAAATGTGGTAAAAAGTAAGAGTATGCTTACCGAAGAATGCCATTTAAATCATTATTTGGCGAAATATGGCATTGATGTGGTAGATACCGATTTAGGAGAAAGGATTGTACAATTCCGACATGAACCTCCAAGCCATATCGTTCTTCCGGCTATTCACTTAAAAAAACAGGATGTCAGCGAAACTTTTCATGAACATCTCGGTACGGAAAAGGGAAATAATGATCCGCAATATCTAACCGAAGCAGCGAGACAGCATCTTAGAAATCATTTTATAGAGTCTGACCTGGCTATTACCGGGGTGAATTTTGCTGTAGCAGAAACTGGTGGCTTTGTGGTTTGTACAAACGAAGGTAATGCAGATATGGGAGCGCACACCGCTAAGGTTCATATTGCCTGTATGGGTTTCGAAAAAATCATTCCCAAAGCAAAGCATTTAGGTGTGTTTTTAAGATTGCTAACCAGAAGTGCTACCGGGCAACCTATCACTACTTATTCCAGCCATTTTCTAAAACCTCGGGAGGGACAGGAGATGCATATCGTTATTGTCGACAATGGCAGAAGCAGGCAGCTAGGCCGTAAAGATTTCCGTAACTCTTTAAAATGTATCCGATGTGCGGCATGTTTCAATACCTGTCCGGTTTACAGAAGAAGTGGCGGGCATAGCTATCATACAGCGGTGGCGGGTCCAATTGGTTCTATCCTCAACCCGAATCTGGATATGAAAGCCAATGCCGATTTGCCTTTTGCGTCCACGCTATGTGGTTCCTGCAGCAATGTTTGTCCCGTTAAGATAGACATTCACGATCAGCTATGGAAATGGCGTCAGGAGATTGTTAAAGAAGGATATGTAGCAGAAAGTAAATCTATAGCTATGAAAGGTGCTGCCTGGTTATTTTCTAAACCAGCAGTTTACAGAACCGTGGCAAAAGTTGGGCTTTCTGTCATGAGAAATTTGCCTTTTATGGTAAATAATAAGCTAAATGCATGGTATAAGCAGAGGGAAATGCCGGAGGCACCGAAAGAAAGTTTTAGAGATTGGTATAACAAAAACAATAAATAA
- a CDS encoding (Fe-S)-binding protein → MKVGLFIPCYIDQLYPKVGIATYQLLKKLGCDVDYPQNQTCCGQPMANSGFSHLNSGCDQNFVNNFSEYDYIVGPSGSCVLHIKDHLQDQNNPEKAIHIRKHIYELTEFLTDILKVGNLNSKFPYKVGLHNSCHGQRGLGLSSMSERNLPTFSKVEDLLNQVEGLSLSRPKRNDECCGFGGTFCVFEEAVSVKMGKDRVAEHEDNDVDYITGADVSCLMHLEGILKRKGSKVKTIHIAEILNHE, encoded by the coding sequence ATGAAAGTTGGGTTGTTTATCCCATGTTATATCGATCAGCTATATCCCAAAGTAGGGATAGCGACTTACCAGTTGCTTAAGAAATTGGGCTGCGATGTAGATTATCCTCAAAACCAAACCTGTTGTGGCCAGCCAATGGCAAACAGCGGTTTTTCACATTTAAACAGCGGTTGCGATCAGAATTTTGTGAACAACTTCAGCGAATACGATTATATCGTTGGGCCATCCGGAAGCTGTGTTTTACATATAAAGGATCATCTGCAAGATCAGAATAATCCGGAAAAAGCCATTCATATCAGAAAACATATTTACGAGCTTACCGAGTTTCTTACCGATATACTAAAGGTGGGCAACTTAAACTCGAAATTTCCTTATAAAGTAGGTTTACATAATAGCTGCCACGGACAAAGGGGATTGGGACTTTCTTCCATGTCTGAAAGAAACTTACCAACTTTTTCCAAGGTTGAAGATTTACTAAATCAGGTCGAGGGCTTAAGCCTGTCCAGACCAAAACGTAACGACGAATGTTGCGGATTTGGAGGTACATTTTGCGTTTTCGAAGAAGCCGTAAGTGTAAAAATGGGTAAAGACAGGGTCGCCGAACATGAAGATAATGACGTTGACTATATCACAGGAGCAGATGTTAGTTGCTTAATGCATCTGGAAGGTATCCTGAAGAGAAAGGGAAGCAAGGTTAAAACAATCCACATCGCAGAAATATTAAATCATGAGTAA
- a CDS encoding AraC family transcriptional regulator, which yields MRPHLLKIPLNPEHSFNVRYDIVSHFYKMWHFHHEIELVYIIKGSGLQFTGDHIHPFKPGDLIMFGSQLPHLWRSDEIYLQPNASEKLEAIVLHFSPDCFGRDFFSLAENKQIAKLLDTAKKGIRVNGKSKESIAAIMHQLLGSEGSRRIILLLQILEVLSISAELEIVNQQSNIEFNSATEIDRLNNVYQFLLDNYTREIELKEIAEIANITPHAFCRYFKSRTRKTFSGFLIELRINHAAKLLIESNKSVSEICYESGFNNFSHFNKSFKSIIGRTPLQHRKSMLNLT from the coding sequence ATGAGGCCCCATTTATTAAAAATACCATTAAATCCCGAACATTCCTTTAATGTACGCTATGATATTGTTTCGCATTTCTATAAAATGTGGCATTTTCATCACGAGATTGAATTGGTTTATATCATTAAAGGGTCTGGACTGCAATTTACCGGCGACCATATCCACCCCTTTAAGCCCGGCGATTTAATTATGTTCGGCTCACAGCTTCCGCACCTTTGGCGCAGCGACGAAATCTACTTACAGCCCAATGCCTCGGAAAAGCTGGAGGCCATTGTCTTGCATTTCTCTCCGGATTGCTTTGGCAGGGATTTTTTCAGCCTGGCGGAGAATAAACAAATTGCCAAACTACTCGATACTGCAAAAAAAGGTATCCGGGTAAACGGAAAATCAAAAGAAAGTATTGCTGCTATAATGCATCAGTTGCTGGGGAGCGAAGGATCAAGAAGAATTATTTTATTACTGCAAATACTTGAAGTACTTTCGATTTCCGCTGAACTGGAAATTGTAAACCAGCAAAGTAATATCGAGTTTAACTCGGCTACGGAAATAGACCGGCTAAACAATGTATATCAGTTTTTATTGGATAATTATACCAGAGAGATTGAATTGAAGGAAATTGCGGAAATAGCCAATATTACACCTCATGCCTTTTGCAGATATTTTAAATCGAGAACGCGTAAAACTTTTTCAGGATTTTTGATTGAGTTAAGGATTAACCATGCTGCTAAATTATTGATTGAGAGCAATAAAAGTGTGTCTGAAATCTGTTATGAAAGCGGTTTCAATAACTTCTCGCACTTTAACAAGAGCTTCAAGAGTATTATAGGGCGTACGCCACTACAACACAGAAAATCGATGCTTAATTTAACGTAG
- a CDS encoding FKBP-type peptidyl-prolyl cis-trans isomerase, with protein sequence MNKKYTLMACLLLGSLVANAQLGKKKKINKKQAAAELVQPGLNRIDSASYSFGLKIAQGLKSDGVDSLNYQLFSKALQDVFGDATTLLNDEDAYKAINVFLTEKREANMKKLTEEGKKFLEENKAKPNVKTTESGLQYEVITLGNGVKPKATDNVTVHYKGTLLNGKQFDSSYDRGEPVTFPLNQVIPGWTEGVQLMPAGSKYRFYIPYNLAYGERGAGQDIPPYSTLIFDVELLKVGE encoded by the coding sequence ATGAATAAGAAATATACATTAATGGCATGTTTGCTACTGGGTAGTTTGGTAGCAAATGCACAATTGGGAAAAAAGAAGAAAATTAATAAAAAACAGGCTGCTGCCGAACTGGTACAACCAGGTTTAAACAGAATAGATTCTGCCAGTTATTCTTTTGGTTTGAAAATAGCACAGGGCTTAAAGTCTGATGGTGTGGATTCGTTAAACTATCAGCTTTTCTCTAAGGCTTTACAGGATGTATTTGGCGATGCGACTACCTTATTGAACGATGAGGATGCTTATAAAGCCATCAACGTATTTCTTACAGAAAAGCGTGAAGCAAACATGAAAAAGCTTACTGAAGAAGGTAAAAAATTCTTAGAAGAAAATAAAGCTAAACCTAATGTTAAGACTACAGAAAGTGGTTTACAATATGAAGTGATTACTTTAGGTAACGGTGTAAAACCTAAAGCTACAGACAACGTTACGGTACATTATAAGGGAACTTTGCTAAACGGAAAGCAGTTTGACAGCTCTTACGACCGTGGTGAGCCGGTTACTTTTCCTTTAAATCAGGTTATCCCTGGTTGGACGGAAGGTGTACAGCTAATGCCTGCAGGATCAAAATACAGATTCTACATTCCATATAACCTGGCTTATGGAGAAAGAGGAGCCGGACAGGATATCCCTCCTTATAGTACCCTTATTTTTGATGTGGAATTACTGAAAGTTGGAGAATAA
- a CDS encoding phosphatase PAP2 family protein — translation MRQDKNVLKVDSFAKAGLVLAVIIIFILLKLVFIDKDDRLDIYFANLAIVHRGDTLSKIMFLFTRVGNQETMIILYLIVISAVLFYVKDKTLAIKMTLIALSTVSLMHILKIVFRRDRPLSDFMLEADGYSFPSGHTMNSFVLFFLLIYLSNRFIKDRATRNFFLVLFIFIPTLIGFSRIYIGVHFFTDVLAGLCFGYIWFYIANMVLDNMFYTKKAP, via the coding sequence ATGCGGCAAGATAAGAATGTACTAAAAGTCGACTCGTTTGCTAAGGCCGGTTTGGTACTGGCTGTAATCATCATATTCATCTTGTTGAAACTTGTTTTTATAGATAAGGACGACCGGTTGGACATTTATTTTGCAAACCTTGCCATTGTACATAGGGGAGACACCTTAAGTAAAATCATGTTTTTATTTACCCGGGTCGGAAACCAGGAAACAATGATCATCCTTTATCTTATTGTCATTTCTGCAGTGTTATTTTATGTAAAAGATAAAACGCTGGCAATTAAAATGACCCTGATTGCTTTGTCGACAGTAAGTTTAATGCATATTTTAAAGATAGTGTTCAGACGAGACAGACCTTTATCAGATTTTATGCTGGAGGCCGATGGTTATAGTTTCCCCAGCGGGCATACCATGAACAGTTTTGTGCTCTTCTTTTTACTGATATATTTATCCAATCGGTTTATAAAAGATCGGGCAACCCGAAATTTCTTTTTAGTTCTATTCATCTTTATACCCACACTAATCGGGTTTAGTAGAATTTATATAGGAGTGCACTTCTTTACCGACGTTCTGGCAGGTTTGTGTTTCGGCTATATTTGGTTTTATATAGCCAATATGGTGCTCGATAATATGTTCTACACTAAAAAAGCCCCGTAG
- a CDS encoding queuosine precursor transporter has protein sequence MELSKQQKLFLVISCFFVANAILAEFIGVKIFSVEESLGFSKLNVNLFGVKGLSYNMSAGVLNWPFVFIMTDIINEYYGRRGVRFLSYLTAILVVFAFITVGFAMSLTSSDFWVFREIGGQRVNMNHAFEAIFGQGMWIIAGSVTAFLIGQVADVSIFHRIKMVTGEKKLWLRATGSTVISQLVDSFVVIYIAFYLNPDYNWSWKMVAAIGLVGYTYKFLIALLMTPILYISHKVIDNYLGSDLSKKMLENAAR, from the coding sequence ATGGAGCTCAGTAAACAACAAAAACTTTTTTTAGTAATTTCCTGTTTCTTTGTAGCAAATGCTATTCTGGCCGAATTTATTGGTGTTAAGATTTTTTCGGTAGAAGAGTCATTGGGTTTTTCAAAACTGAATGTCAATTTATTTGGTGTAAAAGGCTTATCCTATAATATGTCTGCAGGTGTTTTAAACTGGCCATTTGTATTCATCATGACAGATATCATCAACGAATATTACGGACGGAGAGGAGTCCGCTTTCTTTCATACCTAACGGCAATACTTGTAGTGTTTGCGTTTATAACAGTAGGCTTTGCCATGTCCTTAACCTCTTCCGATTTTTGGGTTTTCAGAGAGATCGGCGGACAACGGGTAAACATGAATCACGCTTTCGAAGCTATTTTCGGACAGGGCATGTGGATTATAGCAGGTTCAGTTACCGCATTTTTAATCGGTCAGGTCGCCGATGTCAGCATATTTCACAGAATAAAGATGGTAACCGGGGAGAAAAAGCTTTGGCTCAGAGCAACGGGATCAACCGTAATCTCACAGCTTGTAGATAGTTTTGTGGTTATTTATATCGCTTTTTATCTAAATCCTGACTATAATTGGAGCTGGAAAATGGTAGCTGCCATCGGATTGGTGGGATACACCTATAAATTCCTGATTGCCTTGCTTATGACCCCAATACTTTATATATCGCATAAGGTGATAGATAATTACCTTGGGAGCGATTTATCAAAAAAAATGTTGGAAAATGCGGCAAGATAA
- a CDS encoding methionine aminotransferase, which translates to MSALAREYNAINLSQGFPDFDCDPELVKLISKKMEAGHNQYAPMAGVPELNRIISNKIASAHQSVYDPETEITITAGGTQAIFTAIASIIRQNDEVIIFEPAYDSYAPTVKAFGGLVKPYEMAPPHFEINWDVVKKLISVNTKMIIINSPHNPTGRILNDTDIKELINITKNTDILILSDEVYEHLIYDENEHKSLCKYPELKERTFITASFGKLFHATGWKVGYCCAPELLMKEFRKIHQFQVFSVNAPMQYAFAEYLSKNDIFSELPKFFQEKRDYFRKLMSETKFTLLPCDGSYFQNVTYENITNLKDIDFAIKLVKENQVASIPNSAFYSKTTDYRSLRFCFAKKQETLEKAVERLIKL; encoded by the coding sequence ATGAGTGCTCTTGCAAGGGAGTATAACGCTATTAATCTTTCTCAGGGTTTTCCTGATTTTGATTGCGACCCTGAATTGGTGAAGTTAATTAGTAAAAAAATGGAAGCGGGACATAATCAGTATGCTCCTATGGCTGGTGTGCCCGAATTGAACAGGATTATATCAAATAAGATAGCCTCCGCGCATCAGTCTGTTTACGATCCGGAAACTGAAATAACCATTACTGCTGGTGGTACACAAGCCATTTTTACGGCTATTGCATCCATTATCAGACAAAATGATGAAGTGATCATCTTCGAGCCTGCATACGATTCTTACGCTCCTACGGTAAAAGCCTTTGGTGGTCTGGTAAAGCCGTATGAAATGGCTCCGCCACATTTTGAGATAAACTGGGATGTGGTAAAAAAGTTGATTTCTGTGAATACAAAAATGATTATCATCAATTCTCCGCATAACCCAACGGGCAGAATTTTAAATGATACGGATATTAAAGAATTAATTAATATCACGAAGAACACAGATATCCTGATATTAAGTGATGAAGTGTACGAACATTTGATATACGACGAGAATGAGCATAAAAGCTTATGTAAATACCCCGAACTGAAGGAAAGAACTTTTATTACTGCAAGCTTCGGAAAGCTTTTTCATGCTACAGGCTGGAAAGTTGGCTATTGTTGTGCTCCGGAACTTTTAATGAAAGAGTTCAGAAAAATCCATCAGTTCCAGGTTTTCTCTGTAAACGCGCCTATGCAATACGCTTTCGCTGAATATTTAAGTAAAAATGATATCTTTTCTGAATTGCCGAAATTTTTTCAGGAGAAGCGTGATTACTTCAGAAAATTAATGTCGGAAACAAAATTCACATTGCTGCCCTGTGATGGCTCTTATTTCCAAAATGTGACGTATGAAAACATCACTAACTTGAAGGATATTGACTTCGCAATTAAGCTGGTTAAGGAAAATCAGGTGGCCTCGATCCCTAATTCGGCCTTCTATAGTAAGACGACAGATTACAGAAGTTTACGTTTTTGCTTTGCCAAAAAACAAGAAACTTTGGAAAAAGCCGTTGAAAGATTAATAAAACTTTAA